In a single window of the Thunnus thynnus chromosome 9, fThuThy2.1, whole genome shotgun sequence genome:
- the slc49a3 gene encoding solute carrier family 49 member A3, with amino-acid sequence MENNGGPSSEAQIEVSADVPRRSNSELKKLRVFQVYKRRWFVLLVLCLLNCSNATIWLTFAPVADQSAEYLNVTLEDINWLSLVYMVVAIPLSFGTTWMLDTFGLRITLILGSWLNMFGALLRYLGTLPGESFAVRYIVVMSGQTLGALAQPLIIFTPTKLAALWFPDHQRATANTIASMSNPLGVLLANIMSPVMAETSARIPTLLLAYAIPACIICFLATVGIRSSAPPTPPSASAELSTSEPFVQGIKLLLKNKAYLVLLLCFGSGIAVFTCFSTLLEQILCVQGYTNDFAGLCGALFIVFGVVGAGVLGLYVDKTKKFTEATKINMSLTALACIAFSVVSQMREQKAAVAAVCSLFGFFGFSIYPVAMELSVECSYPVGEATSAGLIFISGQIQSVLYIILLQALTNRIADSPLSTCGDAVLSWRVPMLVMAGLCSLFTCCFVIFFHTRYRRLEAEEAATYGTKQSNVSTAAEHAPAVET; translated from the exons ATGGAGAATAATGGCGGACCCTCCTCCGAGGCTCAGATTGAAGTTTCCGCTGATGTACCGAGAAGATCAAACTCAGAGCTGAAGAAACTGCGTGTGTTTCAGGTTTATAAGAGGAGGTGGTTTGTCCTGCTGGTGCTGTGTCTGTTAAACTGCTCCAACGCAACG ATATGGCTGACCTTTGCACCAGTAGCAGACCAGTCTGCAGAGTACCTGAATGTCACTCTGGAGGATATCAACTGGTTATCACTGGTCTATATGGTGGTGGCCATACCGCTCAGCTTCGGGACCACCTGGATGCTGGACACCTTCGGGCTTCGGATCACG CTGATTCTGGGGTCCTGGTTGAACATGTTCGGAGCCCTGCTGCGCTACTTGGGGACCCTGCCTGGTGAAAGTTTTGCAGTCCGATACATAGTAGTGATGTCGGGTCAGACCCTCGGTGCCCTGGCTCAGCCCCTCATCATCTTCACCCCCACCAAGCTGGCAGCTCTCTGGTTCCCCGACCACCAGCGCGCCACTGCTAACACCATCGCCTCCATGT CTAATCCCCTGGGCGTCCTCCTCGCTAACATCATGTCGCCCGTGATGGCTGAAACATCTGCACGCATCCCCACCTTG ctgcttGCCTATGCAATCCCCGCATGCATCATCTGTTTCCTAGCAACAGTCGGGATACGGAGCAGCGCCCCCCCGACGCCGCCGTCAGCCAGCGCTGAGCTCTCCACCTCCGAGCCCTTCGTACAGGGGATCAAACTG ttaCTGAAGAACAAAGCCTACCtcgtgctgctgctgtgcttcgGCTCAGGCATCGCTGTCTTCACCTGCTTCTCCACACTGCTGGAGCAGATCCTGTGTGTGCAGGGATACACCAAC GACTTCGCCGGCTTGTGCGGCGCTCTCTTCATCGTGTTTGGCGTCGTGGGCGCCGGCGTGCTGGGTCTCTACGTGGACAAAACCAAGAAGTTCACCGAAGCCACGAAGATCAACATGAGCCTCACCGCTCTGGCGTGCATCGCCTTCTCAGTG GTGTCTCAGATGCGAGAGCAGAAAGCAGCCGTGGCCGCCGTCTGCTCTCTCTTTGGCTTTTTTGGTTTCTCCATTTACCCGGTTGCCATGGAGCTGTCCGTTGAGTGTTCGTACCCGGTTGGAGAAGCAACATCAGCCGGACTCATCTTCATATCGGG ACAGATCCAGTCTGTTCTCTACATAATCCTCCTTCAGGCTTTGACCAATCGGATCGCTGACTCTCCGCTGTCAACATGCGGCGATGCGGTCCTGAGCTGGAGGG TGCCCATGCTGGTGATGGCAGGACTCTGCAGCCTTTTCACCTGCTGCTTCGTTATTTTCTTCCACACGCGGTACAGACGACTGGAGGCTGAAGAAGCCGCCACCTACGGGACCAAACAAAGCAACGTCTCCACCGCCGCTGAGCACGCTCCGGCTGTGGAGACGTGA